The genomic stretch ACCCATCTGTTGAAGAATCTTAGGATCCATCATGCTCTGCATCTTGTTCATTAGCTGGTTAGGGTTACGCATAAGGTTTTGAACAGCATTGTCCTTAGTAAGACCCATCTTACCCATACTACCAACCATCTTCTGAAGCCTAAAAAAGAATTAGGAGAAATGAGTAAGTGTAGTAATTAGGTAGGGATAAGTAAGTTAGTAATTAGTTAGGGATAAGTAAGTTAGTAATTAAGTAGGGATAAGTAACTGTATAGAGTTGTTATGATACAATTTGTGTTGCTCCAAAAGGacatttatatcatttgGACTAGTACCGGATCCCTTAGCTATTCTTAGTACTCTACTACTATTGAAAGGCTTTTCACAGTCGAGTtctaaaaaaaataattagatAATATAAAGGTGAACTATAAGGTGAATTATAAAGTAAACAATGATAGTACACAAGGCTAGTAAACAATGATAGTAaacaatgataataaacaatgatAGTACACAAGGCTAGTAAACAATGATAGTACACAATGATAGTAAACAATGATAGTAAACAGGtaattgatatttaatatacataccCTCGTCGGTCATTGAGTCCATAATGATCATAAACCGTTTAATGCGGTCAACACCCTCCTGCTCCCTACCAGCCTGTAACAATTCAGGAGGGATGCCAGGCAACATAGACATAACTTTTCCAATTGGAGccatttttaacaaattctaagtaaaattaagttGAGATgacaataaaaacaataacaataacaataacaataacaataacaataacaataacaataacaataacaataacaataacaataacaataacaataacaataacaataacaataacaataacaataacaataacaataacaataacaataacaataacaataacaataacaataacaataacaataacaataacaataacaataacaataacaataacaataacaataacaataacaataacaataacaataacaataacaataacaataacaataacaataacaataacaataacaataacaataacaataacaataacaataacaataacaataacaataacaataacaaatattgtTGATTATATTTAGATGTTAACATTGAGGTAAACTTACTTGAAATTGATCATACATATCCCGTATGGTAAACTTAGCTGATGCTAATCTATCTAACAAATCTGGCTTATcttctaaattaattacaTCCTTAAGAGTGTTAATGAGTCCATTGATATCACCAAAACCTAAACAAGAATGTGTTAGTAAGAGTGTGTAAGTAATGTTAGTAGGAATGTGTTAGTAAGAGTGTGTGATGTTAAGTCTGTTGAAAGTTACCTAGTAGTCTtgaaataaatgattttgGTTCAAATGGCTCAAAGTCGTCAAAATGTTCACCAGTACCGATGAATATAATAGGTGAGTTGGTGGCAGAGACCCTAAATAAGCATTGAAAACAAAGGAAAAAGGAGTTTACTGGCATCTATCTAAGTTTGTAATTGTGTGTTGGTTTTTATGTATCTATGTTTGTAATTGTGTGTTGGTTTTTATGTATCTATGTTTGTAATTGTGTGTTGGTTTTTATGTATCTATGTTTGTAATTGTGTGTTggtttttatgtatatatgtttgtATTTACGTACGAGTAAGTAGGTTGATATGTTTGTAactgtaaaaataagtgaATCTGCATGTTTGTAAATATCTGTGCGTCCGTGCTTGTAACTTACGCTGACAGAGCTCCACCACCCTTGGCGTGGCCGTCCAactttgttattattacacTTCCAACGTCCACGGCGCTGTTGAAGGCAGAAGCTTGGTCGTAGCAGGCCTGACCGATGTGGGAATCCATCACGAAAACAACCTCGTCAGGCTGAACAGCCTCATGAATCAGACGCATCTCGTCAAAGAGCGCCTCCTCCTGCTTGTGGCGCCCAGAAGTGTCCACTATTATCATGTCGTACTTCTCAGCCTTGAAGCGAGCCACACCGTCAGCCGCGACTTTTGCGGGGTTGGCCTCACTGTAGCTTCCGTAAAATGAGATCTTAACTTTGGCTGCATTCTGTTTCAGCTGGTCGAAGGCACCAGCCCTGAAAGTGTCCGCACAAATCAAGGCAGTTCTCCAACCTACACAGGGTTATGCAACTACGTAATTCACAGGTAAATTAAGTGAGAGcactggagctgctgaatgGCGTGAATGCCGGAACTTAGAGACTGACCTTTGCGTTGGTAGTGATATGCGAACTTGGTACAGCTGGTCGTTTTGCCGGCACCCTGCAAACCAACAAACATAATTACATTAGGTTTCCCCTTTACTGGAACATAGGGCTTCTTTTCCGTCGTCAACATGGCAACGAGCTCATCGACAACGACCTACATCATATTTGCGAGTCAATTCCGCAGTAAAGCACGTATTTATCTCAATTAAAtcttaaatattcaatCTACTAATTGAAGGGTTCTTTTGACACAATATTTAGGTATACTGGTGTACAAACGGTACCTTTTGCAGATATCTGCGCTTATTCGCTCCAATCATGTCTGCATTGTTTTTGTTCTGCCTTTTTATGTTCTCCTTCAACTTATGTACCAGCTTAACGTTCACATCCGCCATCAGCAACGCCCTTACGATATCTCCGATAACTTCCTCTATGACCTAAAGTGGCTACGTTATTTTCTTGGGGACTTACAGCTTCGCTGATCACTGTCGTTGAGTGAAGCTTGCGGAACGCCTGTGTTATCTGGGTACTTAACTCAGCTAAGACCATCTTATAACAGCTTTAAGTccatgtttattatttaaacataaaatcCTAAATTTATGGTTACAATATGTTATCTAAAGTCTTTTGTGTTTCTTCATTAGGGGGCAGTACATTGCCAAATCATagtacttatttattttttaaaactctctatatgtttatgtaaagctgttttttaaaactattattttattccttttttattttttacttttttccttttatttttatcaatattcCACCTATTTCTGCTACTCCAATTTCAactgttaatttattttcaatttacCATATTTCTCATCACTATCTTCCATATACCAATTCTATAGCATTGCACCTATCCTAATGTCCATAGAATCACACATTATTTACTGTAGTATAATACACATCTGCTATTACATTATCTTCTTTGTGTTTAATCGCTATCTTCCTCCAAATTTTCTTCATTTGGTGGCAGCATTGATTCATCCACTCTTCCCATTCCCtcgtcttcctcctcttcttcttcctcgtcctcttcaTCTGTCGATTCGTGCTGTTCCAGCAGGTCTTCAAGATGCTTCTCGTCGTCTCCTATCACCACCACTTCACACTTTTGTTTAAAGTCGCCTCCAATGAACGACCTAATATTAGTCTCGATGACTTCCAGGGTCTACATAAATGATGTGCATATGCTATTTACACTATACTATCCATTATTGCTATCCATAGCTAATTCACActatttgttaatataaattgtatTAAGTATTAGTAATAATTTGTGATGTCATCAAACAGTATTATTTACCTGATTCATTGTATTCAATCCTGCCTCTTTGTCAAAGCAGcttgttattatttcatattGTGGAGGCGCAATTAGTCTTATTGATATCTGCAATAATATTAGTTCGAGTGTGTCAGTTTGTGAGTGTAAGTGTGTGTAACATAGTTATGTACCTAATGTCCTTAAACTAATTTTCTCTGACTCGTAACTGTTTATCAAAAGCGCTAAACTGGTCGCTGCTCTTTCTTACCTGTGGATCCACCTCTTTCGCTTTAGTCAGAGATGTTTTAACTGCGTTGATTCCCTCCGGTCCAAAACACCATACATCGATGCTACACCTACACGTTTTATCACTTGCGAGTACAAGAAATTGCTATTCACCCTTTCAACTTTGTTTTACAAGTGTTTGAAACAACCTTACTAAATATGCCATATTTAGTTACACATAGTTTCAATCTTTATTCCGACTGTTGGCGCCATCAAACAGTTATGACAGGAATTTGAAGTCGGACTTGTAGATTGCGTTAAAAGGGTGAAACAACCAAATCGCAAAGCATATAACTAAAATGTGGACTCAAAGTCTATGTGCAATAACTGATTTATGTTACCTTAGCTTCAATGCCTGTGGAACTAGGCGTAACTGAATATCCTGGAGCAGTGAGTCCACTATCTCCTGCGACAACGTCAAGTTCTTGAACACATTCTCCTTATTGGCTGCTGCTTCCTAATATCGTTTGATAAGGGTTGTATAAAATACCTTCAGGGCGTCCAAGGCGTGAGGATATGTTTTATACAACGGCCATATGCAGGCTCTGTTCAACTCCTCGACCGATACTCCGTGTTTCTATAAATCCATTTCATTCAAACTCAGAATTTATGGTCAATTATAGTTATCTATCCTTCAACCGTGTGAATTAAACTGTACCTGTGCTATATGGCGTACTGTTTGATGCACCTTTTTAGATTTAGAAAACCTTTCTTCACACTTAATAATGTCCTCGGGGGTGACCCTTCTTTTTGACAAGTCGATGTAACCCTTTACAGGGTCAACTCTCAACACTAAAACGACCTCGTGTCTGCCGATTTTAAccaatttattaatactaCGATAGCGCCTCTTTGACAATTCATTGAGCAGAATTAAACCTGGGTTCCAATGGGTTAATTAGCAACGTACCTTCTCTATCGTCATACTCTAAAAGTGATACGTAAACTCCTTGGGCTTCTATTCTGTTAACCTTGACCATAACCAATTCTTCGGGCTCCGGAAACTTGCGTTCGTAGAAACGGCAGTCCCCCAAATTACTCTTACTTACAGGAGGCATTATatcaaacaaataaaaagattGAAAAACTTTTCTAgtatttacaaaaaaataaatatattatggTCTAATTGGTAATTATGGTAACCCAACAGTTCAAGAATGATACACATCAGTATGATCATCAAAAACTGGgttatttagttattttaacaaatattccAATCAAATTGGCAATTATGAGGAGGTAAATGGCTTATTCATCCATTTGGAATCTCATTTTTTGATACACCTTTCCACTTAGTCTGTAATTCTGCGGACAATATATGAgcttttatttgttattgtgACTATAGATTgggaattttaaattacactatgtttaaatacataacaAATTGTGTTTCCGTTAGTAGAATCCTACAGATCTCTCAGcctaaattgtttaatttagGCATAATTGCGACAACGTGTTTGGAGTACCCaaagtttaataaattaagaCACTATTCTAAAAAAACGGAACCAGATGATAAAGAAGATGAAACAATACATATATCACACGGACCTAAGGATACTTTGCTTATTTTAGGGTTGGTAATATAGATTGTAGTTTTAGCTATAGAGGAACGGAACcattaaataaagttaacaagtataattttattacacatcATTTGTAGGTATAATGTAAAGCAAGAGGATTTAAATTCGCACATAAAGGCTCTGGAGGAGACACTTAAGCTGAAGTTGATGACGCTCGACTTTTATTCACCAGACATAGCTCAATCATTTAGCGGTAGGCCTGAGCCATAATAATAGATTGCACAGATATCGCAATGGCACAGCATCAATCACtggaatttataaataaggCAAAGGAAAATTATATGAAAGCGTATGAAATATGGAAGAGGCTCAAGGGAGAAGAGTCGAGGGAAGTGGCAAACATACTTTGCCTGCTAGGTACGGAGTGGAGCATGTGGAAAATGGAAATGTAGGAGTGGTGTACCGTGATCTGGGAGACATAGAGTCAGCAAAGAAGTCACTTC from Theileria orientalis strain Shintoku DNA, chromosome 1, complete genome encodes the following:
- a CDS encoding eukaryotic translation initiation factor 2 subunit alpha, yielding MPPVSKSNLGDCRFYERKFPEPEELVMVKVNRIEAQGVYVSLLEYDDREGLILLNELSKRRYRSINKLVKIGRHEVVLVLRVDPVKGYIDLSKRRVTPEDIIKCEERFSKSKKVHQTVRHIAQKHGVSVEELNRACIWPLYKTYPHALDALKEAAANKENVFKNLTLSQEIVDSLLQDIQLRLVPQALKLRCSIDVWCFGPEGINAVKTSLTKAKEVDPQVRKSSDQFSAFDKQLRISIRLIAPPQYEIITSCFDKEAGLNTMNQTLEVIETNIRSFIGGDFKQKCEVVVIGDDEKHLEDLLEQHESTDEEDEEEEEEEDEGMGRVDESMLPPNEENLEEDSD
- a CDS encoding uncharacterized protein (tetratricopeptide-like helical domain containing protein), with product MFKYITNCVSVSRILQISQPKLFNLGIIATTCLEYPKFNKLRHYSKKTEPDDKEDETIHISHGPKDTLLILGYNVKQEDLNSHIKALEETLKLKLMTLDFYSPDIAQSFSDIAMAQHQSLEFINKAKENYMKAYEIWKRLKGEESREVANILCLLGVVYRDLGDIESAKKSLLYSLAIDRKLDSLTSKLCSVYSLNNLASIAHLEEKYAEACEYYEEALRILLTATTGDENHRLISVLYYNLGKVKRKTQRHSLLVLSNTGLL
- a CDS encoding signal recognition particle protein 2, encoding MVLAELSTQITQAFRKLHSTTVISEAVIEEVIGDIVRALLMADVNVKLVHKLKENIKRQNKNNADMIGANKRRYLQKVVVDELVAMLTTEKKPYVPVKGKPNVIMFVGLQGAGKTTSCTKFAYHYQRKGWRTALICADTFRAGAFDQLKQNAAKVKISFYGSYSEANPAKVAADGVARFKAEKYDMIIVDTSGRHKQEEALFDEMRLIHEAVQPDEVVFVMDSHIGQACYDQASAFNSAVDVGSVIITKLDGHAKGGGALSAVSATNSPIIFIGTGEHFDDFEPFEPKSFISRLLGFGDINGLINTLKDVINLEDKPDLLDRLASAKFTIRDMYDQFQNLLKMAPIGKVMSMLPGIPPELLQAGREQEGVDRIKRFMIIMDSMTDEELDCEKPFNSSRVLRIAKGSGTSPNDINVLLEQHKLLQKMVGSMGKMGLTKDNAVQNLMRNPNQLMNKMQSMMDPKILQQMGGPGTIMKLMREFSQNEDMQSLMKQMKR